In Thermodesulfobacteriota bacterium, the following are encoded in one genomic region:
- a CDS encoding DUF4177 domain-containing protein codes for MPTYKVVEIKHRKLFKQMSALDLQNTINEHATDGWALDRIMSGETAAFLGVKDVFLLVFRKES; via the coding sequence ATGCCCACCTATAAGGTCGTCGAGATCAAGCACAGGAAGCTTTTTAAGCAGATGTCGGCACTGGACCTGCAGAATACGATCAACGAACACGCCACGGATGGCTGGGCCCTCGACAGGATCATGTCCGGGGAAACCGCTGCATTTCTCGGAGTCAAAGATGTCTTCCTATTGGTCTTCCGAAAGGAAAGCTGA